The following proteins are encoded in a genomic region of Hippopotamus amphibius kiboko isolate mHipAmp2 chromosome 8, mHipAmp2.hap2, whole genome shotgun sequence:
- the ASB1 gene encoding ankyrin repeat and SOCS box protein 1 — translation MAEGGGRAGPGPGPGPAGPNLKEWLREQFCDHPLERCEDTRLHDAAYVGDLQTLRSLLQEESYRSRINEKSVWCCGWLPCTPLRIAATAGHGNCVDFLIRKGAEVDLVDVKGQTALYVAVVNGHLESAQILLEAGADPNGSRHHRSTPVYHASRVGRADILKALIRYGADVDVNHHLTPDVQPPFSRRLTSLVVCPLYISAAYHNLQCFRLLLQAGANPDFNCNGPVNTQGFYRGSPACVMDAVLRHGCEAAFVSLLVEFGANLNLVKWESLGPESRGRRKVDPEALQVFKEARSVPRTLLNLCRVAVRRALGKYRLRLIPSLPLPDPIKKFLLYE, via the exons ATGGCGGAGGGCGGCGGGCGGGCTGGACCCGGACCCGGGCCGGGGCCCGCAG GTCCTAATCTGAAGGAGTGGCTGAGGGAGCAGTTTTGTGACCACCCGCTGGAGCGCTGTGAGGACACGAGGCTTCATGACGCAGCCTACGTGGGGGACCTCCAGACCCTCCGGAGCCTGTTGCAGGAGGAGAGCTACCGGAG CCGCATCAATGAGAAGTCAGTGTGGTGCTGTGGCTGGCTCCCCTGTACGCCCCTGCGCATCGCGGCCACCGCAGGCCATGGGAACTGCGTGGACTTCCTGATCCGGAAAGGGGCTGAGGTGGACCTAGTGGACGTGAAGGGACAGACGGCCCTGTACGTGGCCGTGGTGAACGGGCACCTGGAGAGCGCCCAGATCCTCCTCGAAGCTGGCGCCGACCCCAATGGAAGCCGGCACCACCGCAGCACCCCCGTCTACCATGCCTCCCGAGTGGGCAGGGCGGACATCCTGAAGGCCCTCATCAG GTATGGGGCTGATGTCGATGTCAACCACCACCTGACTCCTGATGTCCAGCCCCCTTTCTCCCGGCGGCTCACCTCCTTGGTGGTCTGCCCCCTGTACATCAGCGCAGCCTACCACAACCTCCAGTGCTTCAGGCTGCTCCTGCAGGCTGGGGCGAACCCGGACTTCAACTGCAACGGCCCTGTCAACACACAGGGCTTCTACAGGGGCTCCCCCGCCTGCGTCATGGACGCTGTCCTGCGTCACGGCTGTGAGGCGGCCTTCGTTAGCCTGCTCGTGGAGTTTGGAGCCAATCTGAACTTGGTGAAGTGGGAATCCTTGGGCCCAGAGTCGAGAGGCAGAAGGAAGGTGGACCCTGAGGCACTACAGGTCTTTAAAGAGGCCAGAA GTGTCCCCAGGACCTTGCTGAATCTGTGCCGTGTGGCCGTGAGAAGAGCGCTGGGCAAATACCGACTACGTCTGATTCCCTCGCTGCCTCTGCCGGACCCCATAAAGAAGTTCCTCCTTTACGAGTAG